From one Anguilla rostrata isolate EN2019 chromosome 12, ASM1855537v3, whole genome shotgun sequence genomic stretch:
- the plekhg2 gene encoding uncharacterized protein plekhg2 isoform X1, translating into MPEGAQRGSQRKHSTQAAQRPSSVSSLSGIVGRMASSERASRGSCTSVNTVCSDSDRAASLSSSASSASLQDGQSSSSSSLPFGAVPAYPPPQRNGSDISLDLTPLSQLLEERGRGAGTASPNSSTPKLSRLERVVLEIVETEQAYVRDLKSIVEDYLGCIIDCGDLPLKPEEVSALFCNIEDIYEFNSELLEDLERSPHVAAIAECFVERSEAFDIYTLYCMNYPNSVAVLRDCMKNQTLVRFFQERQATLCHSLPLETYLLKPVQRILKYHLLLQELSKHFDKSDPGYEVVEDAIITMTAVAWYINDMKRKQEHAVRLQEIESLLLNWAGPDLRGFGELVLEGSFRVQRVKKERAFFLFDKMLLIAKKRAEHFIYSTHIFCCNLLLVENMKDPLCFKVSDQTIPKQLHVVQAKNQEEKRLWLHYLKRLIVENHPASLPQKARQVLGDNLCQSLQFDQEPIRKHAPSPRLDDSRGYHRGRRQSEPPEFIYTPEKAKKSLPLLLESNMPYRRGRRQSAPAKDIEAVFHPSVALKACSEGELYPQADSLGSSGSASTLASSVIEVEAGQDDLGLGPEDEMTPPTLSITEEILQFINQSRAREGLPSLQPDTELSSSEPIDEPSSGQDLGAVAQRQEKDQSSSQELGKSHLHCDRHCAQEERTEQPLEGDGAKGNALASQANECPEEKKVEKERYTLPPLCMLEEVPAQVEEIMAPLNSPEAQPDPQESLASPQSDGAVEAHPKGSNPDAPPILQAEASCLPIGEEGPSTEPPSEDKDTGPGSSAPPVSATKGLPAPKCEAALTKNDRQIIEKIRNYYEAAEVAEEQLPRRNSISHIPLGLVKESVSLFSVSAHQDCLCDLEGGRSEEGKGEFLPPPEKSPQMEGDSPGLMTGCPTEAEASNRPGGHRELSPAECTGVEPTCKFRSCRELMKVWKEKEQREAVLCTEGGKRHTPHKGESYKLQEREEHSEGIRTTTESNLATPAGRGASTVMDTNACPKPDNEGQSETTSQMTDTAAVSQMVGKTRSRSRPHHRIDTQGSLEGLPSQISVGKWSGRGQGTSGRHLFDGTPDVTGIGLFEGGADLCLVENSEKILSKVQMLARMYSAKVSSMKMPLHKRAWESRAPAGGQESTPKEIQKDRKMQSLATSAGGPLVCPQPSEPEQYGYVLVREQLSANYLQENACVLVGPRESTSEPEGNPTSPACSLSSQIFLEEAETEAKPSHMGDSSSQSEAILVDEPLSPAQPHVKGADPETPKASLDSEFHIQRDADISPVESFQDLSDNGPLSKTDDLACTPKKSVDVNNSLTVEKPEHPLYPIREDHALSPSSFLAGGMRQKVRESDMDNVMPEVAKSFAESETSPVQKAEVPCMDSEVESHTVDEGERILLEASRHCEEVVVVAAGMSDSSPDSNEGAPCAPSEDAEESSEGLGDPGSCTAEVSSSTPSCFRPSPPEDSALPSVPGLENASEIEVLRHRAGAECSNQIKTLPTPPHPMTVLTSEGTKGESPETFPNTCSTDEARCSDQQEYPDTKYVAILNGGLSAQSPTTSLPGTLCSDDLPKFTSQRPPDLPTTRGRRSLPLSLEALSPGKSAIGSRSPSASLRYRDPAQNVSMSISGTSPTRRPHSQPCFDRPAHPAAANSFSSKPPSAFSMGLRSPSPVRNLQPACSSPMPSALTRSLAASCISQTITQTLVKRSTRTQSAVQKNPSSTLLPTSSASSLRARASSPKQCSLTSSSPSTGTTSMSTCGIPRSPTAKANSTPVPSSPPFRSQRPMSPAPHASLQQSSTTSRPRSAALEQSPRANWNSNNNNSNSIFSARYGKPPLANVGRAVLSPDPLRSASQNRVARPFSSTSEPSSRVQSPSPSTSPSPSPSCAQIYSPLPAQNQEGIPRNKPPNPKTPRAGGPCNFAPLCLTLEHVGTSFSCSSPPCRSPRVTSPLPIGIPTNMWGTTNPQPRKPTSASSSTAAQPQCPRINSPSMPGASCANGPSATQSLRWQKGSSLAFVSLADRPPSPMQNGRRSWADSGRHSVGEEHEVGLRSPQSAYSTPSSCLSPGTLSPTKLGPNNGTQGGKHFTSIAWPDVHELLTKYSSGETPEGESMASLASSEDGQSDSNLQEGSCRSTLICAYMTRLPPTPDTGTPVLGPRVEPAPSSQPQGGKGSPKTSYATTVNLQIAGSGRITAFSNAQVSLTQTLAPASDIQARRRVSINGCNLPQAQRL; encoded by the exons TGAGCTACTGGAGGACCTGGAGCGAAGTCCCCATGTGGCAGCCATCGCAGAGTGCTTTGTGGAGAGG AGTGAGGCATTTGACATCTACACCCTCTACTGTATGAACTACCCCAA CTCCGTGGCTGTTCTTAGAGACTGCATGAAGAACCAGACTCTGGTGCGCTTCTTCCAGGAGAGGCAGGCCACCCTCTGTCACTCTCTACCTCTGGAAACGTACCTGCTCAAGCCGGTGCAGCGGATCCTCAAATACCACCTGCTACTGCAG GAGCTGTCCAAGCACTTTGACAAGAGTGACCCGGGGTATGAGGTGGTGGAGGACGCAATTATTACCATGACAGCAGTGGCCTGGTACATCAATGACATGAAGAGGAAGCAGGAACATGCTGTCAGACTACAG GAGATTGAGAGCCTGCTGCTGAACTGGGCCGGGCCGGACCTCAGGGGGTTCGGGGagctggtcctggagggctccTTCCGGGTCCAACGGGTCAAGAAGGAGAGGGCGTTCTTCCTCTTCGACAAGATGCTCCTCATCGCCAAGAAGCGGGCGGAGCACTTCATATACAGCACCCACATCTTT TGCTGTAACCTTCTTCTAGTAGAAAATATGAAGGACCCCCTGTGCTTCAAGGTGTCTGACCAGACCATTCCGAAACAGCTACATGTTGTCCAG GCCAAGAACCAGGAGGAAAAGCGACTATGGCTGCACTACCTCAAGAGGCTGATTGTGGAGAACCACCCTGCTTCTCTGCCCCAGAAG GCAAGACAGGTCCTTGGTGACAACCTTTGCCAAT CTCTGCAGTTTGATCAGGAGCCCATCAGAAAACACGCCCCCTCTCCACGATTGGACGACTCACGAGGATACCATCGTGGCAGGCGGCAGTCAG AGCCTCCAGAGTTCATCTATACCCCTGAGAAAGCCAAGAAGAGCCTCCCTTTGCTACTGGAGAGCAACATGCCGTACCGACGGGGCAGGAGGCAGTCTG CCCCTGCCAAAGACATCGAGGCAGTATTTCATCCCAGCG TCGCTTTGAAG GCATGCAGCGAGGGTGAGCTGTACCCCCAGGCAGACAGCTTGGGCTCCTCCGGCAGTGCCAGCACACTGGCGTCCTCAGTTATCGAGGTGGAAGCTGGGCAGGATGACCTGGGGCTCGGCCCGGAGGATGAGATGACCCCTCCGACTCTGTCGATAACCGAAGAGATCCTGCAGTTCATCAACCAGAGCCGAGCGCGGGAAGGCCTGCCCAGTCTGCAGCCTGACACA GAACTGTCCTCCTCTGAGCCCATTGATGAGCCCAGCAGTGGCCAGGATTTGGGTGCCGTAGCCCAGAGGCAGGAGAAGGACCAGAGTTCATCCCAAGAGCTTGGCAAATCCCACTTGCATTGTGATCGCCATTGCGCCcaagaggagaggacagagcaACCTCTGGAAGGGGATGGAGCTAAGGGAAATGCGCTAGCCTCTCAGGCCAATGAGTGCCCTGAAGAGAAGAAAGTGGAAAAGGAAAGGTACACGCTGCCTCCATTGTGCATGCTGGAAGAAGTGCCAGCCCAGGTTGAAGAGATCATGGCCCCTCTTAACAGTCCAGAAGCCCAACCAGACCCACAAGAGTCGCTGGCGAGCCCCCAGTCTGATGGGGCAGTGGAAGCACACCCTAAAGGCTCCAATCCGGATGCCCCACCAATTCTTCAAGCAGAGGCCTCCTGCCTTCCTATTGGGGAGGAAGGACCTAGTACAGAACCTCCCAGTGAGGACAAAGACACAGGCCCCGGTAGCTCTGCCCCCCCTGTGTCTGCCACTAAGGGCCTTCCAGCACCCAAGTGTGAGGCTGCGCTGACCAAGAATGACCGTCAGATCATTGAGAAGATCCGAAACTACTATGAAGCAGCCGAGGTGGCGGAGGAGCAGCTGCCCCGAAGGAACAGCATCTCCCACATCCCGCTTGGTCTGGTCAAAGAGTCAGTGTCCCTCTTCAGTGTTTCTGCCCATCAGGACTGCCTTTGCGATCTGGAGGGGGGGCGTTCGGAGGAGGGCAAGGGAGAGTTTCTGCCTCCCCCTGAGAAGAGCCCTCAGATGGAGGGAGACTCCCCTGGGCTGATGACAGGCTGCCCTACCGAGGCTGAAGCCAGCAATAGGCCGGGTGGCCATAGAGAGCTGAGCCCTGCAGAGTGCACTGGGGTGGAACCCACCTGCAAGTTCCGGTCATGCCGGGAGCTGATGAAGGTGTGGAAGGAAAAGGAGCAAAGGGAAGCAGTGTTGTgcacagaggggggaaagagacacacaccacacaaaggGGAGAGTTACAAActtcaggagagagaggagcactcTGAAGGCATTAGAACAACCACTGAGAGCAACCTCGCTACTCCTGCAGGAAGGGGAGCGTCCACTGTCATGGACACTAATGCCTGTCCTAAACCAGACAACGAAGGCCAGTCTGAGACCACTTCCCAGATGACTGATACAGCAGCTGTATCTCAGATGGTGGGGAAGACCCGGTCCAGGAGCAGGCCTCACCACAGGATTGACACGCAGGGGAGCTTAGAGGGTCTGCCCAGCCAGATCAGTGTAGGAAAGTGGTCTGGGCGCGGCCAGGGGACCTCTGGCCGTCACCTCTTTGATGGGACCCCCGATGTGACGGGGATTGGGCTGTTTGAGGGTGGGGCAGATCTCTGTCTGGTGGAGAACTCAGAGAAAATCCTCAGTAAGGTCCAGATGCTGGCACGCATGTACAGTGCCAAGGTCAGCAGCATGAAGATGCCCCTCCACAAGAGGGCATGGGAGAGCCGGGCACCAGCAGGAGGGCAGGAGAGCACCCCTAAGGAAATTCAGAAGGACAGGAAGATGCAGAGCCTGGCCACAAGTGCAG GTGGTCCTCTTGTCTGTCCCCAGCCTTCGGAACCCGAACAGTATGGCTATGTTCTTGTCCGGGAACAGCTGTCTGCCAACTACCTCCAGGAAAATGCCTGTGTCCTGGTGGGACCCAGGGAGAGCACTTCTGAGCCGGAGGGTAACCCCACCTCTCCTGCTTGTTCCCTCTCCTCCCAAATATTCCTGGAGGAGGCAGAGACCGAGGCCAAGCCATCACATATGGGTGACTCCAGCAGCCAGTCAGAAGCTATACTTGTAGATGAGCCCTTGTCTCCAGCCCAGCCCCATGTGAAGGGTGCAGACCCAGAGACCCCAAAAGCCAGCCTTGACTCTGAGTTTCACATCCAGAGAGATGCAGACATTTCACCGGTTGAGTCTTTTCAGGATTTGTCTGACAATGGACCTCTATCCAAAACTGATGACCTTGCATGCACACCTAAGAAATCTGTTGATGTCAATAATTCGCTCACTGTGGAAAAGCCAGAACATCCTTTGTACCCAATCAGGGAAGACCATGCACTCAGTCCCTCTTCTTTTCTGGCTGGTGGAATGAGGCAGAAAGTAAGGGAATCAGACATGGACAATGTGATGCCAGAGGTTGCAAAGAGTTTTGCTGAGTCTGAGACCTCTCCAGTACAGAAGGCAGAGGTTCCCTGCATGGACTCTGAAGTGGAAAGTCACACTGTGGATGAAGGGGAGAGGATCCTTCTAGAAGCCTCTAGACATTGTGAAGAAGTGGTCGTGGTTGCAGCAGGAATGTCTGATAGCTCCCCAGACAGTAACGAAGGTGCTCCTTGTGCCCCGAGTGAGGATGCTGAGGAAAGCTCTGAAGGTTTAGGAGATCCAGGTAGCTGTACTGCAGAAGTTTCATCTTCCACACCAAGTTGCTTCAGACCTTCCCCTCCTGAAGATTCTGCATTGCCTTCAGTACCTGGGCTGGAAAATGCATCCGAAATCGAAGTCCTGAGGCACAGAGCGGGAGCTGAATGTTCCAATCAAATTAAAACCTtacccacacccccacatccGATGACTGTACTTACCTCTGAAGGCACTAAAGGAGAGAGTCCAGAGACCTTTCCCAATACCTGCTCCACAGATGAGGCTCGATGTTCAGATCAGCAGGAGTATCCTGATACAAAGTATGTAGCGATCCTTAATGGTGGTCTGTCAGCCCAGAGTCCAACCACTTCTCTGCCCGGTACGCTATGTTCAGATGATCTACCAAAGTTCACCAGCCAAAGACCTCCTGATCTGCCAACAACAAGGGGGAGAAGGAGCTTACCTCTAAGTTTGGAGGCTCTGTCTCCGGGCAAAAGTGCTATAGGCTCAAG ATCTCCCTCTGCCTCACTCAGGTACCGAGACCCTGCCCAGAATGTGTCGATGTCAATCTCAGGAACATCACCCACTAGGAGGCCACATTCCCAGCCCTGCTTTGACCGACCTGCCCACCCAGCTGCTGCCAACAGCTTCAGCAGCAAGCCTCCATCCGCCTTCAGCATGGGCCTTCGCTCCCCGTCCCCTGTGAGAAACCTCCAGCCTGCCTGCTCGTCCCCCATGCCAAGTGCGCTGACTAGGTCTCTGGCAGCCTCCTGCATCAGCCAGACCATCACCCAGACCCTTGTCAAAAGGAGCACTCGCACCCAATCAGCTGTCCAGAAGAACCCCAGCTCCACCCTTCTTCCCACCTCTTCTGCTTCCTCTCTAAGAGCGAGGGCCTCCTCACCAAAACAGTGCTCCCTCACTAGCTCAAGTCCAAGCACGGGCACCACTAGCATGTCCACATGTGGCATCCCCCGCTCCCCTACTGCCAAGGCCAACTCAACCCCTGtgccctcctccccacccttccGCAGCCAAAGGCCCATGTCCCCCGCCCCACATGCCAGCCTCCAGCAGAGCTCCACCACTTCTCGCCCCCGGTCTGCTGCCTTGGAGCAATCACCACGTGCTAATtggaacagcaacaacaacaacagcaacagcatctTCAGTGCACGTTATGGGAAGCCACCATTGGCAAATGTGGGTCGAGCAGTACTGTCCCCTGACCCTCTCCGGAGCGCCTCGCAAAATCGGGTGGCCCGGCCTTTTTCTTCCACATCGGAGCCAAGCTCCCGGGTCCAGTCCCCTTCTCCTTCCACCTCTCCTTCCCCGTCCCCTTCCTGTGCCCAAATCTACTCACCCCTACCTGCCCAGAACCAGGAGGGCATCCCAAGGAACAAGCCACCCAACCCAAAAACCCCCAGGGCCGGAGGGCCATGCAACTTTGcccctctctgcctcactcTGGAGCATGTAGGGACCTCCTTTTCCTGCTCCTCGCCACCCTGTAGGAGTCCTCGGGTCACCTCACCACTGCCCATAGGCATCCCCACCAACATGTGGGGGACCACTAACCCCCAACCACGAAAACCAACCTCGGCTTCCTCTTCCACTGCTGCCCAGCCACAGTGCCCCAGAATCAACTCCCCTTCTATGCCAGGAGCTTCCTGTGCAAATGGGCCCTCTGCCACCCAAAGCTTGAGGTGGCAAAAGGGAAGCAGCCTTGCCTTCGTCAGCCTGGCAGACAGACCCCCCAGCCCTATGCAGAATGGGCGCAGGTCGTGGGCAGACAGTGGTCGTCACTCTGTGGGGGAGGAACATGAAGTAGGGCTGAGGAGCCCCCAGAGTGCTTACAGCACCCCCTCTTCCTGCCTGAGTCCTGGCACTCTGTCCCCTACCAAACTGGGCCCTAACAACGGCACTCAGGGTGGCAAACACTTCACCAGCATTGCCTGGCCAGATGTGCATGAactcctgaccaagtacagctCCGGAGAAACCCCCGAGGGTGAAAGCATGGCGTCCCTCGCCAGCTCAGAGGACGGTCAGAGCGACAGCAACCTCCAGGAGGGAAGCTGCCGGAGCACCCTCATCTGTGCCTATATGACCCgcttgccccccaccccagataCTGGCACACCTGTTCTGGGCCCACGGGTGGAGCCAGCACCCTCCTCACAGCCACAAGGGGGCAAGGGGTCGCCGAAAACCAGCTATGCCACCACCGTCAACCTGCAGATTGCCGGCAGTGGCCGCATCACTGCCTTCAGCAATGCCCAGGTTAGCCTGACACAAACCCTGGCGCCCGCATCGGACATCCAGGCCCGGCGACGAGTCAGCATTAATGGATGCAACCTCCCTCAGGCCCAGAGACTTTGA